In bacterium, the genomic stretch CCGCCGCCTCCGGTGCTCCGGTCGCGCCGGCAGCCGCCGCCGCCGCGGGAGACGAGGTCGCAGCGGTCACCCGCATGGCGGCCGCCGCGTCGAGCGCGATCCCCTTCCTGGACATCGAGCCCCTGCCCGACTTCTCGGTCTGGGGGCCGGTGGAGAAGGAGCCGCTGCGCTCGATCCGCCGCAAGGTGGCGCGCAAGATGACCACCTCGATGATCCTGGTGCCGCATGTCGCCCACATGGACGATGCCGACGTGACCGAGCTGGAGGGCTTCCGGCTGCGCATGCGGGAGCGGCGCGACGGCAAGGAGGGCTGCAAGCTCACGCTGCTGTCGTTCGTGGTGCGCGCGATCACCGCGGGCCTGAAGGCGGCGCCGGCCTTCAACGCCAGCCTGGATCCGTTCAGCGAGGAGATCATCTACAAGAAGTACTACAACATCGGCTTCGCGGCCGACACGGGGAAGGGGCTGGTCGTGCCCGTCATCAAGGGCACAGACACGCGCAGCATCAACGAGATATCCTGCGAGATCGCCGAGAAGGCGGCGCTGGCCCGCGAGGGCAAGCTGCCCATCGAGGACATGCAGGGCGGCACCTTCACCATCACCAACGTCGGGCCGCTTGGCGGCACTGCTCTGATCCCGACCATCAACTATCCCGAGGTCGCCATCCTCGGCATGGGACGGGTCCAGGAGAAGCCTGTGGTGCGCGACGGCGAGATCGTCATCCGCAAGATCCTGCCGCTGACGCTGGCGTTCGACCACCGCGTGGCCGACGGCGCCGACGCCGCCCGCTTCGTGGGCGAGCTGGTGCGCAACCTGTCCGACCCGAACCTGCTGCTGCTCGATACCTAGGAGAACCGCCATGGTCATGGGGAGCCTGAATCAGGAAGTGGAGACGGTGGTCATCGGGTCGGGGCCCGGCGGCTACGTGGCGGCGCTGCGGCTGGCCGACCTCGGCCAGGACGTGATGCTGATCGAGGAGCGCGATCGTCCGGGCGGCGTCTGCCTGCTGGAGGGCTGCATCCCCTCGAAGTCGCTCATCAACGCCGTCGAGCTGAGCGAGGCGGCGCGCGAGGCGGAACGCCTCGGCCTCACCTTCAGCGATCTAAAGCTGGACCACCGCAAGCTGCGCGAGTGGACCGACGGCGTCGTGGCGACGCTGTCGGACGGCATCAGGGCCCTGTTGAACAAGCGCGGCGTGGAACTGGTCCACGGGCATGCCCGCTTTCAGGACGCCCACTCCCTGATGATCGAGGGCGGCGGCACAGTGAGCTTCGCCAACTGCATCATCGCCACGGGATCGTCTCTGAACCGGCTGCCCGAGGGCATCGATTCCAGCGTCTGGTCCAGTGCCGATGCGCTGGAGCTCAAGGAGGTGCCGGGCACTTTGCTGGTGGTGGGCGGCGGCTACATCGGCCTCGAGCTCGGCCTGGTCTACGCCGGCCTCGGCAGCGAGGTGTCCGTGGTCGAGTTCCTCTCGCGCCTGCTCATGGGTGCCGACCACGACCTGGTCGACGTGATGGTCAAGCAGGTCGAGAAGCGCACGCACGAACTGATGCTGGATTCGCGGGTGGTGTCCATCAAGCCGTCCGGCGGCGGCTTCGACGTGCAGATCGAGCACGAAGGCCAGACCCTCGAGAAGCGCTACGACCAGGTCCTGGTGGCCATCGGGCGCCGGCCCAACACCGAAGACCTCGGCCTCGAGCACACCAGGGTCGTCGTGGACGACAAGGGCGTCATCGAGACCGACGGCGAGTGCCGCACCGCCGAACCGCACATCTACGCCGTCGGCGACGTGGCCGCCGGGCCCATGCTGGCCCACAAGGCCAGCCGCGAGGGCAAGATCGCCGCGGAAGCCATCGCCGGACACAAGGTGGAGTTCGACAACCGGGCCATTCCCGCCGTCGTCTTCACCGACCCCGAGATCTCCTGGTGCGGGCTGACCGAGCGGCGCGCCGCCGACCTGGGGACCGAGATCAACGTGGGCCGCTTCCCCCTGTCCGCCCTGGGCCGCGCGCGGGCCATCGGGCACACCGAGGGGTTCGTGAAGATCATCTCGGAACCCGGGACCGATCTGATCCTGGGCGTCGGCATCGTCGGTACGCACGCCAGCGAGCTGATCTCCGAGGGGGCGCTGGCCATCTAGATGGGGGCCACGCTGGCCGACCTGACCGACACCATCCACCCGCATCCCACCCTCAGCGAGGCGCTCATGGAGGCGGCCGAGGTGGCGGCGGGGACGGCAGTGCACGTCCACCGCCCGGGCAAGTGAGCCGGGCCGACGACACCGATCCTCCGGGCGCGTACCCCGACACCGTGCCGAACACGCTCCCGGACGACGATTTCCCGTCCTGGCGGCGGGACGAGGATCTGATCGCGGAAGCCGCGCGCCCCCGCGTGCGCGTCGTGTCGTGCCGGGACGTGGAGGTGGTCATCGGCCGCGGGGGCAAGGCCGACCTCGAACTGCGCCGCGACGCGATCCGCGCAGACGGCGTGCCGATCTACCGCAGGCGCGGCGGCGGCGGCGCCGTGGTGCTGGGCCCGGGCAACCTGGTCGTCTCCCTCGCGGCTCCCCTGCCCGGTATCGGCGGCGTGACGTCCGCGTTCCGCGCCATCACCGCCTGGCTGACCGGCGGCCTGGACGTGGCGGGGATTCCCGGCGTGCGCGGCGAAGGCGTGAGCGACCTGGCGCTGGGCGACCGCAAGGTGGGCGGCTCCTGCATCTACCGCACCCGCGGATTCGTCTACTACGCGAGCACGTTGCTGACGGATCCCGACCTGGACTTGGTGGAGAGGTACCTGCAGCACCCGCCGCGGGAACCCGGCTACAGGCGAGGCCGCAACCACCGCGATTTCATGGGAAGGTTGCCCGCGGCCGCGGCCGTTTCGGAATTCGACGAGCGGCTGCAGGCGATCCTGGCGGGGGCGACGCCCGACCTCGGTCCGATCTTCCGAGCCTCGCCATCCCCCCGATGAGCCGACGAATTGGCGGGTGCCCTGCCGGTTCCTCGGACCGCCTTCACTCCGCCCGGTCGTAGACCATCCTCAAGGCGACCGTCTCGTCTCTGCGGGGCGGCTTGAACTCGTGGACGACGGTCAAGCGCCGGCCTTCGGTGTCGAGGGTGTAGGTGACGGTCCTGTCCCGTCCGTCCTTCCCTTCGCTGCGCACCACGATGCCGTCGCCGGTGACCGTCGCCGTCTCGAACACCTGGCCCATGGGGGTCCAGCGCTCGATGCGGCGGCCGTCGGTGTAGAGCGACTGCAGGATGTCCATGTCGTCGGTGACGGCGAACTCGTCGCCCTCGTGGAATATCTCCAGGCGCTCCAGCCCTTGCATCATCGCCGGGGGCTTGACGACGGCCTGCGGGTCATCGGTACGGATGTCGTCCATGGCCTCGGCCTTGCCGCCGCCCCTGCCGCCACGTCCCATACCGCCGCCCATGCCTCCGCGGCCCATGCCCACGCGCATGCCCCCGGGCATATCGGTCCGGGCGCCCATGACCTGCGCGGGATCGTCGCTGAGCGTCTCGTTCCTGACCCAGGTGCCCGTATACGATGGTGCGGGGGCCTCGTTCTCGGCCGCGGCGGCGACGACTGGCCATATGGACGCCAACACCAGGGCGGCGAACACCGCCGGGAATACGTGTCTCATCGTGTTCTCCTGTAATTGCGGGGTGCCGACTCGTTCGTTCCCAACGCACGGGACGGAAGAACCCTGCGCCACTCATCCGAGTTCCGGACCGGAGGCCAGACGGTCCAGGATCAGCGAGGCGAGGGCGTAGCCGAAGATGCCGGGCAGGGCGATGCCGCTGGGCAGACGGTTGCGGACGCGGCCGCGCTCCAGCATCCGGTCGTCCAGGTCGGGCGGCAGGACTTCCCGGGGGCGCTCCTCGGACCAGATGCAGGGGATGGGAGAATCTATCCCCTTGCGGCGCAGAAACTTGCGGACGCGGCTGGCGAGGGGGCAGCGGCGGCTCTCCCACAGGTCGCCCGAGCGTACCAGCGAGACGTCGGTGCGTCCGGCGGCGCCCATGCTGCTGGCGACGGGTACTTCGCGGCGGACGCACTGCTCCAGCAGGGCCACTTTCGGATTGAGGCTGTCGATGGCGTCGGCGACCCAGTCGGGCGGCGGTGTCAACAGCTCGTTTGCGGTGTCGGTGTGGACGAAGGCCCGGACGGCGCGCGTCTCGGTCCAGGGACAGGTCGCGCGGAGGTGATCGCGGATCACCTCCGCCTTGGGCCGACCGATGTCCCGTTCCGTGGCGGCCGGGCTGCGGTTCAGGGAGGAGGCGGTGACGGCGTCGAAATCGACGAGGGTCAGGGTGCCCAGGCCGCTGCGCGCCAAGGCCACCGCCGCGTGGGCGCCCACGCCGCCCAATCCGCACACCATCACGTGCGCGGCGCGTATCTTGACGAAGCCGTCCTCGCCGTACAGATCGAGCGTCCGCTTGAAGCGCTCAGGATAGCCGGAAGAGTTCACGCGCGTTCCTCGTCGTCTCGACGGCGATCTCGTCCACGGTCATGCCGCGCAGCTCCGCCAGGGCGGCGGCGACGGCGCGCACGTTGCCAGGTTCGTTCTCCCCGTCCGGTATGCCCGCCATGCCCAGTCCCGGGGCGTCTGTCTCCAGCACGACGCTGTCTAGGGGGACGTCCCCGGCGCCGTGGCGCGACCGCCTGGCGCGGGGCCGTGTGATAGCCCCGCCGAGACCGATATGGAGTCCCAGATCCAGGATGCGCCGGGCCAGCTCGGGACCGCGCGAGAAGGCGTGGACCACGCCGCGCACCGGGCCCTCCGCCGCGAGTTCTGCGATGAACTTGTCGAACGCGCCCCGGCAGTGCAGGATCACCGGCAGGTCCAGCTCGCGCGCCAGGCGCAACTGGTCGCGGAAGACCGGCAGCTGTACGTCCAGCCCGGGACCCTCGATCTTGGTGTCCAGGCCGATCTCGCCGACGGCCACGGTCCGGCAGGCGCGCAGCCGGTCGCGCAGGGCGTCGATATCGACGCCCTCGTGGGCTTTCCAGGGGTGGACTCCCAGCGCGGGGAAGACATCGTCGTGCGCGGCGGCGATCTCGGCCACCGCGTCCCAGCCGCCTGCGGCGTAGGCCGGCAGGACGAAACCGCCGACGCCGGCGGCCCGGGCGCGGGCGAGCACGGCGGGTAAATCGCGCCGCAAGGGCTCGAAATCCAGATGCACGTGTGTGTCGATCAAGAGCATGTCCGATGTTGGCATAGCCCGCCCCGGCCTGGCAATGCGGTTGATCGGAAAACAACTTGAAAATACTGGATGAAATGCGTATTCATTGTTGCGCAATCGTCATGGTGCGACGACGGGTGCTGCCGGCGCATCCCGGTAAGTAATTGCCGATCCATCGTTCGAGTTGATATGTTCCGCGCGACATCGACGATGAGAGACCGCCCCCGGATCGTTCCGGACTTGGGGCAGAATGCGGGAGCTGAGCACCCTTGGATTCCCAGCAGAACGGCCACGATCCCTTCGTCTTTCCCAAGTGGGCCAACACGCTCCGACTGCCGCTGACCATCGGCGCTGCCCTGGTCCCCCTTTACATCGCGGTACTCATCTACCTGACCTTCGCGCCGGGCACCACCGGCGTCGGCTACGCGCTGGAGCAGCCGGTGCCGTACAGCCACGAGCTTCACGCGGGCGAGCTGGGCATCGACTGCCGCTATTGCCATATCGGCGTCGAGTCGGGGGCGTCGGCCACCATACCGCCCACGCGGACCTGCATGAACTGCCACGCGACGGTCAAGACCGGGAGTGAACGGCTCGCGCTAGTGCGCGAGAGTTTCGCGACGGGCCGTTCCATTCCCTGGGTGCGGGTCCACGACCTGCCCGACTACGCCTACTTCAACCACAGCGCGCACGCGACCCGCGGCGTGGGCTGCGAGACCTGCCACGGTCGTGTGGACAAGATGGAGACCGTCTATCAGGCCGAGGGCCTGAACATGGGCTGGTGCCTGGGCTGCCACCGCGCTCCGGAGCCGTACCTGAGGCCCGTAGGCGAGGTCACGACCATGGGCTGGGTGCCGGGGATCGATCGGACCGAGCTGGGCTCGCAGTTGCGCGAGGCCAGGAACATCAACCCTCCTGCGGATTGTTCGACATGTCACCGATAGACGAGAAAAGTCCCGACCAGGGTTACTGGCGCAGCCTGGAGGAGCTGGGGAACACCCCGGAGTACTGCAGGTTCACCGAAGCCGAATTTCCCGAGGAGGCGCGGGTTCCTACCGACGCCTTCTCGCGCCGCCGCTTCCTCCAGCTCATGGGCGCTTCGGTGGCCATGGCGGGCGCCGCGGGCTGCCGCTGGCCCGAGGAGAAGATCGTTCCCTTCGCCGAGCGGCCCGACGGCGTTGTCCCCGGGACGGTACGGCGCTATGCGACGGCGATGGACCTCGCCGGCAAGGTCAGCCCGCTGCTGGTGACCACGAACGATGGTCGGCCCCTGAAAGTGGAAGGCAACCCCGATCATCCCCTGAGCGCCGGCGCCGCGGACCATTTCGCCCAGGCCAGCGTGCTCGAGATGTATGATCCCGACCGCAGCCGCGAGGTGCTCCGGCGCCGCGGCGGCTCCTATGACCGGCGCTCCTGGGAGGACTTCATCGCCTGGGCCGGTCCGCATTTCGAGACGTTGCGTGGCAACGGGGGGCGCGGCCTGGCCGTGCTCTCCGAGCAGAGCGCGTCGCCGACCCTCGCGGCACTGCGACGGCGCCTGCGCGACGAGCTGCCCGATGCCGGCTGGTACGAATACGAGCCCGTCTCCCGCGACAACGAACGCCTGGGCTCGGGACTCGCCTTCGGCACGGCGCAGCGCGCGCACCTGTCCCTGGGCGCGGCCGCCGTCATCGCCTGCTTCGACGCCGACCCGCTCTCGGACCACCCGACGTCCCTGCGCAATGCGCGCGACTTTGCCGAGGGGCGGCGCGCCGGGCACGGACGCATGAACCGGCTCTATGCGGTGGAGAGCTGCCCGAGCGTGACCGGCGGCATGGCCGATCACCGCTTCGCCGTCCCGACATCGCGCATCCCCCACGTGCTCCATCAACTCGCCGCCGAACTCTTCCTGCACGGGGGGCTGGAGTTGCCCCGGGGGATGGACCGCCTGCGCGGCGCTTTCGCTCACGTGGAAAGACAGGGGCACCAGGAAACGTTCGTCCCCGCCCTGGCCCGCGATCTGACGGCCAACCGCGGCCGCGGCCTGGTGGTCGTCGGCCCGCGCATGCCCGACCACGCGCACGCGCTCTGCCACCTGCTGAACCGGGCCCTGGGCAACTGCGGACGCACGGTCACCTACAGTCCCGAGGAGCCGCGGGGCCTGACTCACGGTGCGGCCATCGCCGACGTGGCCCACGGCGTCGGGAAGGGCTCGATCGACACCCTGCTGATCCTGGGCGGCAATCCGGCCTTCGACGCGCCGGCCGAACTCGGCCTGGCCGAACTGCTGGCCAGAGTGCCCCATTCGGTGCGGTTGGGCCTCTACGACGACGAGACCTCCCGGACCTGCGCATGGCACCTGCCGCGCGCCCATTACCTGGAGTCCTGGGGCGACGTGCGCGACCACGACGGCCGTTACGGCGTGGTCCAGCCCCTGATCAGCCCGCTCTTTGGCGGCTGGACCGCCCCGGAGCTCTTATCGCTGCTGCTTGACGGCGAGAAACGCCCCGCCCACGCGCAGGTGCGCGAGACCGCCCGCGGGCTGGGCGTCCGCCGCGACTCCGCCTGGAAGACGCTGCTGCGAGACGGCCTGCTGCCGGGCAGCGAGGCCGCCGGCGGCGTCCCCGAACTGGAGGGCCGCGGGCTGATCGCCGCGGTGGTCCGCGGCGCGAGGGCCGCCGTGCCCGAACCCGGCCGCGACAACCTGGAAGTGGTCTTCGCGCCGGACTCCTGCCTCTACGACGGCCGCTTCGCCAACAACGCCTGGCTGCAGGAACTGCCCGACTACATGACGAAGCTCACCTGGGACAACGCCGCGCTCATCGGCGTGTCGACCGCTGCGGAGCTGGGCGTGAGGCACGGCGACGTGGTGGTGCTCGAGCTGGGCGGGCGCCGTCTGGAAACGGCGGTCTACGTCCTGCCCGGGCACGCGTCCTGGTCGGTCACCCTGACCCTGGGACACGGACGCGAGCGGGCCGGCCGCGTGGGCGGGGGTACGGGCTTCGCCACCTATCGGCTGCGCTCTGCGGATGCGCCGGACTACGGCCTGGGCGCCGTCCTGGCCAAGACGGGCCGCGTCTACCCCCTGGCCACGACCCAGGACCACCATGCCATCGACGCCGCGGGCATGGCCGAGCGCGAGAAGCGCGTTCCCACCCTCGTGATCGAGGGCGACCTGGCGGAGTACGCGCATCACCCGGACTTCGCCTCGCACCGCGCCCACCATCCGCCCCTGGTCTCGCTCTGGGAGGAGCGGGACTACACGGGCCGCGCCTGGGGCATGACCGTGGACCTCAACACCTGCATCGGCTGCAACGCCTGCGTGACCGCCTGCCAGGCCGAGAACAACATTCCGGTCGTCGGCAAGGATCAGGTGGCCAGGGGTCGAGAGATGCACTGGATCCGCCTGGACCGCTATTTCCAGGGCGATCCGGAGAATCCGCGCGTCGCCCACCAGCCGGTGGCCTGCGTGCATTGCGAGATGGCGCCCTGCGAGCAGGTCTGTCCGGTCGGCGCCACCATGCACAGCGAGGAGGGCCTGAACACCATGGCCTACAACCGCTGCGTGGGCACCCGGTACTGCTCGAACAACTGCCCCTACAAGGTGAGGCGCTTCAACTTCTTCAACAACAACAAGGGCATCCCCGAGGTCCGCAAACTGGTCTACAACCCGGAAGTGACGCTGCGGGCGCGCGGCGTGATGGAGAAGTGCACCTACTGCGTGCAGCGTATCGAGAAGGCCAAGATCGCGGCCAAGAACGAGGGCCGCGGGCTGCGCGAAGGGGAGATAACCACCGCCTGCCAGCAGACCTGCCCGACCCGCGCCATCGTCTTCGGCGACCTGAACGACGCGAACAGCGAGGTCGCGAAGATGACCGTCGACCGGCGGGCCTACCACATGCTGGCCGAGCTCAACTTGAAACCGCGCACGGCGTACCTGGCGCGCCTGCGCAACCCGAATCCCGAACTGGTGGAGAGCGCCGATGGGCATGCTGCTCGCTAAGGACGCGATCGACAACACCGTCCACGATCCGACGCAGCCGCAGGAGCTGATCACCGGCGGACAGACGTTCACGTCGATCACCGACCACATCTGCGGCATCGTGGAGAAGCCCCGGCCGCCGCGCGCGTGGTACGTGGCCATCGGCATCACGTCGGCGTTCACCGGCGTGCTGGGCCTGATGATCCTCTACCTGATCTTCACGGGCATCGGCGTCTGGGGACTCAACAACCCCGTGGGCTGGGGCTGGGCCATCGTGAACTTCGTGTTCTGGGTCGGCATCGGGCACGCCGGCACGCTCATCTCGGCCATCCTCTTCTTGCTGCGCCAGAAGTGGCGCACGAGCATCAACCGCTTCGCCGAGGCCATGACCATCTTCGCGGTGATCTGCGCGGGCATCTTCCCGGCCATCCACGTCGGCCGCGTCTGGGTGGTGTGGTGGCTCTTCCCGCTGCCCAGCTACCAGTCCATGTGGCCCCAGTTCCGCAGTCCGCTGCTATGGGACGTCTTCGCCGTCGGCACCTACATGATCGTCTCGCTGCTGTTCTGGTACACGGGCATGGTGCCGGACCTGGCGACGCTGCGCGACCGCGCGAGGACCAGTCTCCGCAAGATCTCCTACGGGCTGTTCGCCCTGGGCTGGCGCGGCTCCAACCGCCACTGGCACCGCTACGAGAAGGCGTACCTGCTGCTGGCCGGCCTGGCCACGCCCCTGGTGCTTTCTGTGCACTCGGTGGTGTCCTTCGACTTCGCCACCGCCCAGATCCCCGGCTGGCACACGACCATCTTCCCGCCCTACTTCGTGGCGGGCGCCATCTTCTCGGGCTTCGCCATGGTGATGACGCTCATCATCCCGGCGCGAGAGATGTTCAAGCTGAAGAACATAGTTACGCTCTATCACCTGGAGACCATGGCCAAGATCATCCTGGCCACCGGCACCATGGTGGGCTACGCCTACGCGACCGAGTTCTTCATCGCCTGGTACAGCGGCAACCCGGCCGAACAGTTCGCCTTCATCAACCGCGCCTTCGGCCCCTACGCCTGGGCCTACTGGATCATGGTCAGCTGCAACGTGATCTCGCCCCAGCTCTTCTGGTTCAGGAAGATCCGCACCAACACCTGGGCGCTGCTGATCATCTGCATCTTCGTGAACATCGGCATGTGGTTCGAGCGGTTCGTGATCACGGTCACGTCCCTGAGCCGCGATTTCCTGCCCGCGTCCTGGGGGTACTACTCGCCGACGCTCGTCGATATCCTGACCTTCGCGGGCAGCTTCGGCCTGTTCTTCACCCTGGTCCTGCTGTTCATGCGCTACCTGCCGATGGTGGCCATGGCCGAGGTGAAGACCGTCATGCCGCAGGAACACTGGGAGGACAAGGTCTCCCGTCCGATCGGCGACTACCACGGCGACAACCCCGTGGTCCAGCCCCTACGCCGGCGCGCGCGCCGGCCAGAGCGGAGATAGCGAATGAGTGACGCAAGCGCGAACACCCACGGCGGCCGGGAGCTCTTCGGGTACCTCCTCGAGTACGAGAATCCCGGCGACCTGCTCGCGGCCTGCGAGAAGGTGCGCGACGCGGGGTACACCAGGTGGGACGCCCACACGCCCTTCCCGCTCCACGGGCTGGACGGGGCCATGGGCATCCGCGGCACGCGGCTGCCGTGGCTGGTGCTGGCGGGCGGCCTGGCGGGCCTGGCTCTCGCCCTGCTCATGCAGTGGTGGATGAACGCGGTGGACTATCCCTTCTGGATCAGCGGCAAGCCCTTCTTCGGGATCCCGGCCGCGGTTCCCGTCGCCTTCGAGCTGACGGTGCTGCTGAGCGCGCTGACGACCTTCTTCGGGATGTGGGCGCTGAACGGGCTGCCCCGGCACCACCACCCGCTGTTCAACAGCGAGCGGTTTAAGCGCGCCACGGCGGACCGCTTCTTCATCTCGCTGGAGGCGGCCGATCCCAGGTTCCATCCGGAGCGGACCCGCGCGTTCGCCGAGACCCTCGGCGCGCAAGACGTCGAGGCCGTGGAGGACTGACCGATGCCGAGAATGTTGAAATCCGTCGCGATCGTCCTGACCCTGCTGGCGCTGATCCCGCTGGCGCTGCTGGTGAAGGCCCGGGTGACGCACA encodes the following:
- a CDS encoding tRNA threonylcarbamoyladenosine dehydratase, whose protein sequence is MNSSGYPERFKRTLDLYGEDGFVKIRAAHVMVCGLGGVGAHAAVALARSGLGTLTLVDFDAVTASSLNRSPAATERDIGRPKAEVIRDHLRATCPWTETRAVRAFVHTDTANELLTPPPDWVADAIDSLNPKVALLEQCVRREVPVASSMGAAGRTDVSLVRSGDLWESRRCPLASRVRKFLRRKGIDSPIPCIWSEERPREVLPPDLDDRMLERGRVRNRLPSGIALPGIFGYALASLILDRLASGPELG
- the nrfD gene encoding polysulfide reductase NrfD gives rise to the protein MLLAKDAIDNTVHDPTQPQELITGGQTFTSITDHICGIVEKPRPPRAWYVAIGITSAFTGVLGLMILYLIFTGIGVWGLNNPVGWGWAIVNFVFWVGIGHAGTLISAILFLLRQKWRTSINRFAEAMTIFAVICAGIFPAIHVGRVWVVWWLFPLPSYQSMWPQFRSPLLWDVFAVGTYMIVSLLFWYTGMVPDLATLRDRARTSLRKISYGLFALGWRGSNRHWHRYEKAYLLLAGLATPLVLSVHSVVSFDFATAQIPGWHTTIFPPYFVAGAIFSGFAMVMTLIIPAREMFKLKNIVTLYHLETMAKIILATGTMVGYAYATEFFIAWYSGNPAEQFAFINRAFGPYAWAYWIMVSCNVISPQLFWFRKIRTNTWALLIICIFVNIGMWFERFVITVTSLSRDFLPASWGYYSPTLVDILTFAGSFGLFFTLVLLFMRYLPMVAMAEVKTVMPQEHWEDKVSRPIGDYHGDNPVVQPLRRRARRPERR
- a CDS encoding TatD family hydrolase translates to MIDTHVHLDFEPLRRDLPAVLARARAAGVGGFVLPAYAAGGWDAVAEIAAAHDDVFPALGVHPWKAHEGVDIDALRDRLRACRTVAVGEIGLDTKIEGPGLDVQLPVFRDQLRLARELDLPVILHCRGAFDKFIAELAAEGPVRGVVHAFSRGPELARRILDLGLHIGLGGAITRPRARRSRHGAGDVPLDSVVLETDAPGLGMAGIPDGENEPGNVRAVAAALAELRGMTVDEIAVETTRNARELFRLS
- a CDS encoding DUF3341 domain-containing protein, translated to MSDASANTHGGRELFGYLLEYENPGDLLAACEKVRDAGYTRWDAHTPFPLHGLDGAMGIRGTRLPWLVLAGGLAGLALALLMQWWMNAVDYPFWISGKPFFGIPAAVPVAFELTVLLSALTTFFGMWALNGLPRHHHPLFNSERFKRATADRFFISLEAADPRFHPERTRAFAETLGAQDVEAVED
- a CDS encoding 2-oxo acid dehydrogenase subunit E2 → AASGAPVAPAAAAAAGDEVAAVTRMAAAASSAIPFLDIEPLPDFSVWGPVEKEPLRSIRRKVARKMTTSMILVPHVAHMDDADVTELEGFRLRMRERRDGKEGCKLTLLSFVVRAITAGLKAAPAFNASLDPFSEEIIYKKYYNIGFAADTGKGLVVPVIKGTDTRSINEISCEIAEKAALAREGKLPIEDMQGGTFTITNVGPLGGTALIPTINYPEVAILGMGRVQEKPVVRDGEIVIRKILPLTLAFDHRVADGADAARFVGELVRNLSDPNLLLLDT
- a CDS encoding cytochrome c family protein, coding for MPLTIGAALVPLYIAVLIYLTFAPGTTGVGYALEQPVPYSHELHAGELGIDCRYCHIGVESGASATIPPTRTCMNCHATVKTGSERLALVRESFATGRSIPWVRVHDLPDYAYFNHSAHATRGVGCETCHGRVDKMETVYQAEGLNMGWCLGCHRAPEPYLRPVGEVTTMGWVPGIDRTELGSQLREARNINPPADCSTCHR
- a CDS encoding TAT-variant-translocated molybdopterin oxidoreductase, giving the protein MSPIDEKSPDQGYWRSLEELGNTPEYCRFTEAEFPEEARVPTDAFSRRRFLQLMGASVAMAGAAGCRWPEEKIVPFAERPDGVVPGTVRRYATAMDLAGKVSPLLVTTNDGRPLKVEGNPDHPLSAGAADHFAQASVLEMYDPDRSREVLRRRGGSYDRRSWEDFIAWAGPHFETLRGNGGRGLAVLSEQSASPTLAALRRRLRDELPDAGWYEYEPVSRDNERLGSGLAFGTAQRAHLSLGAAAVIACFDADPLSDHPTSLRNARDFAEGRRAGHGRMNRLYAVESCPSVTGGMADHRFAVPTSRIPHVLHQLAAELFLHGGLELPRGMDRLRGAFAHVERQGHQETFVPALARDLTANRGRGLVVVGPRMPDHAHALCHLLNRALGNCGRTVTYSPEEPRGLTHGAAIADVAHGVGKGSIDTLLILGGNPAFDAPAELGLAELLARVPHSVRLGLYDDETSRTCAWHLPRAHYLESWGDVRDHDGRYGVVQPLISPLFGGWTAPELLSLLLDGEKRPAHAQVRETARGLGVRRDSAWKTLLRDGLLPGSEAAGGVPELEGRGLIAAVVRGARAAVPEPGRDNLEVVFAPDSCLYDGRFANNAWLQELPDYMTKLTWDNAALIGVSTAAELGVRHGDVVVLELGGRRLETAVYVLPGHASWSVTLTLGHGRERAGRVGGGTGFATYRLRSADAPDYGLGAVLAKTGRVYPLATTQDHHAIDAAGMAEREKRVPTLVIEGDLAEYAHHPDFASHRAHHPPLVSLWEERDYTGRAWGMTVDLNTCIGCNACVTACQAENNIPVVGKDQVARGREMHWIRLDRYFQGDPENPRVAHQPVACVHCEMAPCEQVCPVGATMHSEEGLNTMAYNRCVGTRYCSNNCPYKVRRFNFFNNNKGIPEVRKLVYNPEVTLRARGVMEKCTYCVQRIEKAKIAAKNEGRGLREGEITTACQQTCPTRAIVFGDLNDANSEVAKMTVDRRAYHMLAELNLKPRTAYLARLRNPNPELVESADGHAAR